DNA sequence from the Verrucomicrobiia bacterium genome:
CATCCAGATTTTCGATCGTGTGCTGACGTTTCGTGACATTTCGCTTCTGGCCCACGCGTCCGGCCTGAGCCATCCCTGATCCAGTTCAACCCATCTGGTGGAGGCACAGGGAGGATCGCGACGGATCGGAGACACTACCGCACCGCGACTTGGCGGCGTCCTCGTCGAGCACAACCCCACACGCCCTTGTCTCCTCTTTAGTGGACGCGACATTCCCGGCTCCACTGGCATGATGTATCGATCACAAAAACTACGTTTGCAGAAATATCGGGCCTCAAGTTCGTTTTGCGCAGTTTGACCGGAGTGAATGGCATCGTCACGTCGCCGCTTCTCGCTTGCTGCCTGGGCGGTGCATTGCTCACGCCGGTGCCGGTGGCTCACGGTGGCCTCATCTTTCAGGAAAGCGGCGGTGCCACGCTCGGGGCGACGCGCACGCTTTCGGCATCCAGCTCCATCCAAAGCGGCGACCCCTTCAACAATAGCAGTGGCGCATACTTAAAATCCACCGCTCCGGCTGGATCGGGCACGATCACCATAGCGACGTTCAATCCTGTGTCCCCGGACCATTCGTGGGCCGCGTTGACGGGTGATTCGATCCACATCAACGGGGTGAATTATTTGAACCTGAATGGTGCGTTCGAAATCTTCGTGCGCCCGAACTCCATCGCATCTGGCGCCGGATGGTTTCGCCCGGTCGACGTCGTGATCAACAAGCCGTTTCGCATCATTTTTGCCAGCGGAACCTCTTTCCAGTTGCAGGTGTTAACCAGTTCCTCGGCGGCCTTGGGCGCGGCTCCCGGTGCCTTTACGACGGGCAACTCGTTTTCATTGCCGGGCGGAATGTCCAGCATTCCCAGTCCGTTCACGCTCGGCAGCGTGACGCATTTGGGCTTCACCATCGAAACGGCGGAAAACGGACAGATTACCATCAAGGTCTTTGGAACAGGGGGCACAGGGCAGATGGACACGAGTTCCGACACGGTGGGTGTGGGCAACCTGCTGGCAAAACAATCGTTCTATGCGGATGCGGACGCGATCGGGGCCAACCCACTTCCCAGAGGCCCGTGGTCGATGTCGGCGCGGCCCAACGGCGCCACCTTTACGTCGATCACCAGCGCGGATTACGACACGATTCGCCTGTACGACGCCGTTCCGGAAATATTTCCTGCAGCCGATGTATTGTTGGAATTCCCCGAACCGCCCCCGCCGGACTGGTCGACGTTCACGTCGCGAAAACAATGGCTGCTGGGGCTTAACTGGCCGGGGCCCAGCCCGAGCAAATACGGAATGCCCTACAATCTCGCCACGTTTCACAACCATCCTGCGGGCACTCCGCAATCCAACCTCGCGGTCACTTATACGACAAACCTGCTGGCGCAATTGACTGTAGCGGATCTCTCGTCCTCCGAATTTCTGCCGTTGGGCATTGTCCGCGCCATCCATCAATTTGCGGATCGGTTCGACGCCCAGCAGTTGGCGCGGATTGGTGCCGATGCGCAGAGAATGTATAACTGGTATGGCGGCGGAACTGAAAACCATCATTTGATGCGGCTCGCCAATTCATACCTGTTGACGCAGAAGTTTCCGTCCGGCCAATGGCACACGGGCGGGAGTGGCAGTGCCAAGGTAAGCTCCGCGACTTTGATGGCCCGCAACAAGGAGGAACTGCGCAAGGAGGGAAAGTTGCGTTACAGCCGCTCCTTTTCCGAGGCGCTGTCGCCCAATTATTTGATGGTCCACATCATCCCGCTGCAGCACCTCTACGAGTTCGCGCAGGATCCCGAGGTCAAACATGTTGCTGAAGCCATGCTGCTCCACATCCTTGCGCAGCTCGCGGCAAACGTGTACGAAGGCTACATCCTCGATCCCTATCCGCGGTTCAATAACTTTTGTTTCCTCAACGGTGGAATTGGCCCTGGCGCGGAGGACGGCGAGAAAAACGCCACGCTGCTGCTGAACTGGCTGTTCTGGAATCAAAGCGTTCCCGACGCCAGCCGCTTCACCACGTTCAGCGACACACTGTTTCCAGTCTACCCGGCGCTTTCTTCCTACCCGTTGCTTCCCGCGCTGGAACGGATAGCCAATATCAGCAGTGATACGCCGGGCAAAGCGCACTGGGTGCGCACCTCCGAACCCAACTGGCCGCACAATAATTATCCGATATTCAGCGACGTCGCGCGACGTCGCGTCTGGCGCGATCGTGAATTCGCCCTGAGTTCGGTCGTTGGCTACCATGTGCCGGTGGGATTCTATTTGCAGGACGGGAGCAGGATGGGCCTGGCCTACCGTTCGACCGACAGGCTGCAATACATCCAGGCGGGGCATCCGTATTGGCGCGCGGATGAGGGCGGGTTGGGATGGTGGCAGGCTCCGCACTCGCCATTCATGCAGGTGGCGCACCACCAAAGCACGGCCATTGTCATGTTCAACATTCCGCCAACCGATCCCTGGCCAACCTCCGGACGCCAAGACTTCTATTTGACTGATCGAAACGTGAACCCGCCGAGCCTGCGGCGCAGCGAACATTGGAATTCATTGCGCACTGATTGCGCGGTGCGGTATCCGCTCACGATGGATGAAACCAGCGAAATGACCAATGCCGATGGCACAACCTGGTATTTTCTGCGGGAAGGCCACACCTACATCGGCATTCGCACCCTGACGTCGGCGGGCGTGCCGCAACAGGACAACTTTTGGAGGATCATTCATGCAACCGCCGTTCCTCACGGAGGGCGCTCGCAAACAGGTTTCATCATTGAGATCGGCACGAGCATGGCCAGCGGAGGCGAATTCGATTCCTTCGCCGCGTTTCAATCAGCCCTGGCATCCCGGACACCGGAAGTCACCTGGGGTTCCGGTGACACACCGTCTCTGGCGGTCGCTTATACAGATCACCGTAACGTTACCATCGCGACCCAATACGACACCAACCTTGCATCAGACACCGGCGGCAAAGTGCGGATGTTTCCTGAAACCACCCTCAACGGCGTGCCCGATCCTTCCGACCCGTGGCCGGATCTCGACGCGCGCCTCTCACCCGATCAACCGATGGTGACGATGGTGAACAATGTCCTGACGATTCACGATCCTGACACCGGGGAAGCGGCACGGCGGATCGATTGGAATGGGAATTTGCCGATCATTTCGGAACTACCGAAGTTCCAGTCCACCGTATCCGCACCTGGCCAGATCACTATTTCCTGGACGGGTAATGGCCAACTTCAATGGGCGCCTGCTGTTCACGGACCTTGGGAATCGTTTGATCCGCCGATAACTACCTCGCCAAGTGTCCAGGCGGTTGGACCCGGTGAAAGCCGGTTCTACCGGCTGAAAACGCCAGAGTGATGTGTTCTCGCAGTCCTCTGGAAGCGGCGCATTTCAATCGTCACCCAAACTTCGAAACGGAATCCGAAGAAGGAAGCAGAACTACCTGGGAAAAGAAATTCATGGGAGTGCTGTGGTTCGGGGAAGCGGCAACTTCTTATTTCTTGGGTGCCCGTTGGGCGGATGAACCTCTTCCGATTTTCTGACTGGGAACCAATCGCGGAGGTTGAAACCGCTTCCGCTTCAGACGAAATCGTCATCACCATCGCTATTCGAGAAAATCCGCTTTCGGATTATTCGAGATCCCACAACCACCGGGGATCATGGTAACCGTTTCCGCCAAGGCCTTTGTCACCCGTCGCGTTGGCCCCTGTGCCGGGATCCTTTCCGGGCCAGCATTCCTTGCCGAGGCCAAGCGCGCTCACCCGAATGCTCGCGGAATGCCCGTCTGCGAAGCCAGCGTTGCAACGCCCTGAATGGCGTCCGACGGGGCGTTGCGGCAGCGAATCAAACAGGCTCCCGTTATTCCGCGTTCGATAGTGAACCGGCGCCGTGGCGTTCATATCCTCTTTCCAGAGATCGGAATTCGCTTCCGTCGGATTTGAGATCTGTCCCGCATCCGCGTACGCCGCCGTTTCGGAGGGGCGCCGGATTCGCGACAGTTTGATCTGCGGACGATCTTCGTAGGTCCCGACATTCGGATGATTCATCCCAATTCCGAATCCCTTTTCGACACTGACGCATTTGACCGCATTGGAGGTGGCCATATAAATCCGCAAAGCGTCGGGCCACCAAATCTTGTCGGTGGAGGGAATCCACGCGTCGGCGGGAAGGGCATCTGAGAAACGG
Encoded proteins:
- a CDS encoding prepilin-type N-terminal cleavage/methylation domain-containing protein, translating into MNTMELLKATGARARRSGFTLIELLVVIAIIAILAAMLLPALAKAKAKAKAIACMNNVRQISLGTALYAGDNNDFMVALSRFSDALPADAWIPSTDKIWWPDALRIYMATSNAVKCVSVEKGFGIGMNHPNVGTYEDRPQIKLSRIRRPSETAAYADAGQISNPTEANSDLWKEDMNATAPVHYRTRNNGSLFDSLPQRPVGRHSGRCNAGFADGHSASIRVSALGLGKECWPGKDPGTGANATGDKGLGGNGYHDPRWLWDLE